In one window of Bacteroidales bacterium DNA:
- a CDS encoding tetratricopeptide repeat protein, translating to MKDKTGMGQTYCRIGTLYLDQNEYDKALEYYSQSVKLAREINSKEGIASNLNNVAKVYNVQKEYKKALNQYSEALKINQSTGNRNLEASNYLNISEVYSNEGEYNLALDYVLKARKIYYEIGNDLRIAKCYFSAASIYLKLGKLNDVIVNADKALLMARKQGSQEVVMQAAGILTETYLQQKDTIKAFRYFQLENRLKDSLSAGERQKTLTKLELQYQFEKNEQKEKIREQRRMVIISIIFLCLIFGIIIIVLIMNHIRLKAKKSLLEKENLQQELDFKKKELTLNVMSLMKKNEIFSDISEKLMALAKEAGSQDTKSAIRKIGKELQKGQEDELWKEFTLRFKEVHSDFYNTLLSKYPNLSPNEQKLCAFLRLNMTSKEISELTGQSVSTIEIARHRLRQKLGINNSDVNLITFLSHL from the coding sequence TTGAAAGATAAAACAGGGATGGGGCAAACCTACTGTAGAATCGGGACGCTCTATCTTGATCAGAATGAATATGACAAAGCTCTGGAATATTATTCACAATCAGTTAAACTTGCCAGGGAAATTAATAGTAAGGAAGGCATTGCGAGTAATCTGAATAATGTGGCAAAGGTTTATAATGTTCAGAAAGAGTACAAAAAAGCTTTGAACCAATATTCAGAAGCCCTTAAAATTAACCAGTCCACTGGCAACCGGAATCTTGAAGCCAGCAATTACCTTAATATTTCGGAAGTTTATAGCAATGAAGGTGAGTATAACCTGGCTTTGGATTATGTATTAAAGGCAAGGAAAATCTATTATGAGATAGGTAACGATTTGCGTATTGCCAAATGCTATTTCAGTGCTGCCAGTATTTATCTGAAGCTGGGAAAATTAAATGATGTTATTGTAAATGCCGATAAGGCTCTTCTAATGGCCAGGAAACAGGGTTCCCAGGAAGTGGTAATGCAAGCCGCTGGGATACTCACCGAAACCTACCTTCAACAAAAAGATACCATCAAGGCATTTCGTTACTTCCAACTGGAGAATAGATTGAAAGATAGCTTATCGGCCGGTGAAAGACAGAAAACACTAACTAAACTTGAGCTTCAGTACCAATTTGAGAAAAATGAGCAGAAAGAAAAAATCAGGGAACAAAGAAGAATGGTGATTATTTCGATCATTTTTTTGTGCCTGATTTTTGGTATAATAATCATTGTACTCATAATGAATCATATCCGGCTAAAAGCTAAGAAATCATTATTGGAGAAAGAGAACCTGCAACAGGAACTTGATTTCAAGAAAAAGGAACTCACCCTGAATGTTATGTCGCTGATGAAGAAAAATGAAATCTTCTCCGATATCTCTGAGAAACTTATGGCCCTGGCAAAGGAAGCTGGTTCACAGGATACCAAATCAGCTATCAGAAAAATTGGCAAAGAACTTCAGAAAGGACAGGAGGATGAATTATGGAAGGAGTTTACCCTTCGCTTTAAGGAAGTACACTCTGATTTCTATAACACACTGCTGTCGAAATATCCGAACCTCTCTCCCAATGAACAGAAACTCTGTGCTTTCTTAAGGCTTAATATGACAAGTAAAGAGATTTCTGAACTAACCGGTCAATCAGTAAGCACTATTGAAATAGCCCGGCATCGCCTGAGGCAAAAGTTAGGAATTAACAACTCTGATGTAAACCTGATTACATTTCTTTCACATTTATAA
- a CDS encoding GMP reductase translates to MRIEYDIKLGFKDVMFRPKRSTLSSRSLVKLERTFRFRNSNSEWSGIPIMAANMDTVGTFEMALALFEKKLFTAIHKHYSIEQWKTFMQNAPKGIENHIALSTGTGTRDFENISHILNDNPALKFICIDVANGYSEHFVAFVKQTRKKFHDKVIIAGNVVTGEMVEELLLAGADIIKVGIGPGSVCTTRVKTGVGYPQLSAIIECADAAHGLGGQIISDGGCTTPGDVAKAFGAGADFVMLGGMLAGHDESGGELIEKQGKKSKLFYGMSSSTAMDKHMGGVADYRASEGKTVEVPYRGPVENTLLDILGGIRSTCTYVGASQLKELTKRTTFIRVSEQENQIYTDNGE, encoded by the coding sequence ATGAGAATTGAATACGATATTAAACTAGGATTTAAAGATGTGATGTTCAGGCCTAAACGGTCAACACTAAGCAGTCGTTCGCTGGTAAAACTCGAGCGTACCTTCAGGTTCAGGAACAGTAATAGTGAATGGAGCGGAATCCCGATAATGGCTGCTAACATGGATACCGTTGGCACCTTTGAAATGGCCCTGGCATTATTCGAAAAAAAGCTCTTTACAGCCATTCATAAACATTATTCTATAGAGCAATGGAAAACCTTCATGCAAAATGCTCCGAAAGGGATTGAAAACCATATTGCACTCAGTACCGGCACAGGAACCAGGGATTTTGAGAATATCTCGCACATCCTCAATGACAATCCTGCCCTTAAGTTTATCTGTATTGATGTGGCGAATGGATACTCCGAGCACTTTGTAGCTTTTGTAAAGCAAACACGGAAAAAATTCCATGATAAGGTGATCATTGCCGGGAATGTGGTAACGGGGGAAATGGTGGAAGAGCTTTTACTGGCAGGTGCTGATATTATTAAAGTGGGAATTGGACCGGGCTCAGTCTGTACCACCCGGGTAAAGACCGGAGTAGGTTATCCCCAGCTCTCAGCAATTATTGAATGTGCTGATGCTGCCCATGGCCTGGGTGGACAGATTATCAGCGATGGTGGCTGCACAACCCCGGGCGATGTTGCTAAGGCTTTTGGTGCAGGAGCCGACTTTGTTATGCTTGGGGGGATGTTGGCCGGCCATGATGAAAGTGGAGGAGAACTTATTGAAAAACAGGGTAAGAAATCAAAGCTATTCTACGGGATGAGTTCCTCAACTGCAATGGATAAACATATGGGTGGAGTTGCCGACTACCGTGCAAGCGAAGGAAAAACCGTTGAAGTACCCTACAGGGGACCCGTTGAGAACACCCTTCTTGATATACTGGGCGGAATCAGGAGTACTTGCACTTATGTAGGTGCCTCGCAGTTGAAAGAACTTACAAAACGTACCACTTTCATCAGGGTATCGGAACAGGAGAATCAAATTTATACGGATAATGGAGAATGA
- a CDS encoding tetratricopeptide repeat protein → MPGTTGFYSPGTDDPYLALKLYFQSLALCEKAGDSGGMAKVYNVLGFYKGQTGQFDSAVLLLNRAMEINRQLNDRRNMIENLGNLGYVYRQNGKNAEAEKIYHSLIAELIARNDSSSLPVIYYNMAAFRQEDHQLDSAIYYLRKAMVIAEITGDTALLSTLYGNTGEILMDKGSFDSSKVYLNRCLQYSILTDDVETQLQALKFLIKADTLSGKYNDIGSLYNRITVLQDSVFERKQRNNSRTIELQYENEKKRNLIELQEIEIQSKTKVRNLLLLLLITVIAAVVLLGRMIFLRKKNYLKDKLLLENKIQLNQLQLDQLKKDEEINRLSIEKYQDALYIKEKELVSIALGIEQKNELLDLISKRIQESYQKGTDLASLNQIVGSIKAQLTESEDADLFNQRFTNLHQDFFTKLQDAHPELSKTELKFCAYLRIQLSGNQIASIMNVTTEAIRKTRYRIRKKWICPGMLPRKRTL, encoded by the coding sequence ATGCCTGGAACGACAGGCTTCTATTCACCTGGTACAGACGATCCATATCTTGCCTTGAAATTATACTTCCAAAGTCTTGCTCTATGCGAGAAAGCTGGTGATAGCGGAGGGATGGCCAAAGTATACAATGTCCTGGGATTCTATAAAGGTCAAACCGGACAATTTGATTCTGCTGTTTTATTGCTGAACAGGGCGATGGAAATCAACCGGCAGCTCAACGACCGGCGAAATATGATCGAGAACCTGGGAAATCTTGGCTATGTGTACCGACAAAATGGTAAGAATGCTGAAGCCGAAAAAATATATCATTCGTTAATCGCAGAATTAATCGCCAGAAACGACAGCTCCAGCCTCCCTGTAATCTACTATAACATGGCTGCTTTCCGGCAGGAAGATCATCAGCTTGATTCAGCCATTTATTATTTGAGAAAAGCCATGGTGATTGCTGAAATTACAGGGGATACAGCCCTCCTTTCAACTTTATATGGCAATACTGGTGAAATCTTGATGGACAAAGGAAGTTTTGATTCTTCAAAAGTCTACCTCAATCGTTGTCTTCAGTACTCCATCCTGACCGATGATGTGGAAACTCAATTACAGGCTCTGAAATTCCTCATAAAAGCCGATACCCTTTCAGGCAAATACAATGACATTGGCAGTTTATACAATCGTATTACTGTATTGCAGGATTCAGTGTTTGAAAGGAAACAGCGTAACAATTCCCGGACTATCGAATTACAATATGAGAATGAGAAAAAAAGGAATCTGATTGAACTTCAGGAGATTGAGATCCAATCGAAGACAAAAGTCAGGAATTTATTACTGCTATTACTTATTACTGTTATTGCTGCAGTAGTTTTACTGGGCAGGATGATCTTTTTGAGAAAGAAGAACTATTTGAAGGATAAATTGCTACTTGAAAATAAGATTCAGCTAAATCAATTACAACTTGATCAGTTAAAAAAAGATGAAGAGATTAACCGGTTAAGCATTGAGAAATACCAGGATGCACTTTATATAAAGGAAAAGGAACTTGTAAGTATTGCACTTGGAATCGAGCAGAAAAATGAATTGCTGGACCTGATCAGTAAAAGGATTCAGGAGTCATATCAGAAAGGGACCGACCTGGCATCTCTCAATCAGATTGTGGGTTCTATTAAGGCACAATTAACGGAATCAGAAGATGCTGATTTATTTAACCAGAGGTTTACTAATCTTCATCAGGATTTTTTTACCAAACTTCAGGATGCACACCCGGAATTGAGTAAAACAGAATTAAAATTTTGTGCCTATTTGCGCATCCAGTTATCAGGAAACCAGATCGCATCTATTATGAATGTTACTACCGAAGCGATCAGGAAAACAAGGTACCGTATCAGGAAAAAATGGATTTGTCCAGGGATGCTTCCCCGGAAGCGTACATTATGA
- a CDS encoding AAA family ATPase: MGNIIGRVDEIVLLSKIESSGEAELIAMYGRRRVGKTFLIRNYFQKQMAFEFSGMHNATFDQQLENFIGTLSKTSGSLPLAKPANWIQALQLLADYLTPLLKKHRKVVFFDEFPWINSKRSGFLPAFENFWNSWASQQKNLIIIICGSAASWMIQNVIRNKGGLHNRVTRKIRLLPFTVNETELFLKARKIKLDRYQILQLYMVMGGIPHYLKEIEKGESAAQAIDRICFTKDGLLHEEFENLYRSLFDNARNHIDIIRALAKKKSGLTRNEIIESCRLTSGGGATQLLEELTESGFITPFIPFDRKAKDAIYRLTDEYSLFYIKFIENSRSIGPGTWIRFSAEASWKSWSGYAFESICMKHVHLLKKDLGIENVYTETSVWRSNTDNGQPGAQIDLLIDRRDQCINVCEMKFSVNDFEITKSYSKELENKLKVFRERTKTRKTLFLTMVTTYGVKNSSSFAGLVQNNITKVLCLIYYEFLLN, from the coding sequence ATGGGAAACATCATAGGCAGAGTGGATGAGATTGTCCTTTTGTCAAAAATTGAAAGCTCCGGAGAAGCTGAACTAATTGCAATGTATGGGCGACGGAGGGTTGGCAAAACCTTTCTCATCCGGAATTATTTCCAGAAACAGATGGCATTTGAATTTTCAGGAATGCACAATGCAACGTTTGATCAGCAACTTGAGAATTTCATCGGAACCTTATCTAAAACTTCAGGCAGCCTGCCCCTTGCAAAACCGGCAAATTGGATACAGGCACTTCAGCTGTTGGCCGATTACCTTACTCCTTTGCTTAAGAAACATCGAAAAGTCGTGTTTTTTGATGAGTTTCCTTGGATTAATTCAAAGCGCTCAGGATTTTTGCCAGCCTTTGAAAACTTTTGGAATAGTTGGGCCTCACAACAAAAAAACCTGATTATCATCATTTGCGGTTCTGCTGCATCCTGGATGATACAGAATGTGATCAGGAATAAAGGAGGGCTCCACAACCGGGTAACCCGGAAAATAAGGCTTCTGCCTTTTACTGTCAATGAAACAGAACTTTTCTTAAAAGCCAGGAAGATTAAACTTGACAGGTACCAAATTCTTCAGCTATATATGGTCATGGGAGGAATCCCTCACTACCTGAAGGAAATTGAAAAAGGAGAAAGTGCAGCCCAGGCCATTGACCGCATCTGCTTTACAAAAGATGGCCTCTTGCATGAAGAATTTGAAAATCTTTATCGTTCACTCTTTGATAATGCCAGAAATCATATAGATATAATAAGGGCCCTGGCGAAAAAGAAATCAGGACTTACCAGGAATGAAATCATAGAAAGTTGTCGTCTTACAAGCGGTGGTGGTGCTACCCAGTTGCTGGAAGAACTTACCGAATCAGGTTTTATTACTCCTTTTATTCCCTTTGACCGCAAAGCTAAAGATGCCATTTACAGACTTACAGACGAGTATTCCTTATTCTATATCAAGTTCATTGAAAATAGCCGATCAATAGGGCCGGGTACATGGATCCGGTTTTCGGCAGAAGCATCCTGGAAAAGCTGGAGTGGATATGCTTTTGAAAGTATTTGCATGAAACATGTTCATCTATTGAAGAAAGACCTGGGAATCGAGAACGTGTACACTGAAACCTCGGTCTGGCGAAGTAATACGGATAACGGTCAGCCTGGTGCCCAGATTGACCTCCTGATTGACAGGCGGGATCAATGCATCAATGTATGTGAGATGAAATTTTCAGTGAACGATTTCGAGATTACCAAAAGCTATTCCAAAGAATTGGAAAACAAATTGAAAGTCTTCCGGGAACGGACAAAAACACGCAAAACTTTATTCCTGACCATGGTAACAACCTATGGGGTAAAAAACAGTTCATCTTTTGCAGGACTGGTTCAGAATAATATCACTAAGGTCCTTTGTTTAATTTATTATGAATTTTTACTCAATTAG
- a CDS encoding PKD domain-containing protein: protein MTWVDMDPNVSLPDLTNNTLVFDKNSNEGIYVGNQTGVWFKDATMTDWILFSNGLPPVDIRELEIFYDPIGTQNRLKAATYGRGLWQSDLHETGVLNPANFTTEVSSNTQIDLSWLLSSGNSVLLAFNTTPTFGNPVNGNTYSTSIPGGGTILYSGSNASFDHASLVPYYYKIWSYDGAMAYSAGSTSNATTTYSSANFNTDIAVSCTGSLTVNFTDASLGAYNSWVWDIDNNGTTDYTTQNPTHTYTSPGLYTVKLVVNNGDSEIIKENLILVMNSEPTMNIGCALTSNSNNGNAYGIGLSRFALGAIDFTTSSNDGYYKNYSCSKWTLLEFNKTYSVTIRTGTANNEGAKVYIDYNDNGTFESGEAVVSFPANKEGTRTLSFTTPSSGVELNKGIRLRVLSKFGSVPSSACDISSYGQAEDYTVYFVNDATWVGTVSSDWNTTGNWSYSVVPGASLNAIIPSGSTNYPILTADVTCKNLSIRSGASVTINPAIALTVNGTLINEAGTSGLVIKSDISGTGSLIHISENVNATVERYMNNTDWTNWVDGWHFLSSPVLNQPISPNFTTDPYDLYTWYEFQNLWVNYKNTTVSPPGMMLMGNKFQPGQRLYGRI, encoded by the coding sequence ATGACATGGGTCGATATGGATCCTAACGTCAGCCTGCCTGATCTTACCAACAACACCCTGGTATTTGATAAAAACAGCAATGAGGGTATATACGTAGGTAATCAAACAGGAGTTTGGTTCAAGGATGCTACAATGACAGACTGGATACTATTCAGCAATGGATTACCCCCGGTTGATATTAGGGAACTTGAGATATTCTATGATCCGATAGGTACCCAGAACCGTTTAAAAGCTGCTACTTATGGACGGGGTCTCTGGCAAAGTGATTTACATGAGACAGGTGTGTTAAATCCTGCAAATTTTACTACTGAAGTTAGCAGCAATACACAAATAGACTTAAGTTGGTTACTGTCATCAGGCAATAGTGTATTACTTGCATTCAATACTACTCCAACATTTGGAAACCCTGTGAATGGAAATACCTATTCAACATCCATCCCGGGAGGAGGTACCATACTATACAGCGGAAGTAATGCATCCTTCGACCATGCATCGCTTGTTCCCTACTACTATAAAATTTGGTCATATGACGGAGCAATGGCATATTCTGCTGGAAGTACTTCGAATGCCACCACAACCTATTCATCGGCAAACTTCAATACAGATATTGCCGTGAGCTGCACAGGAAGCCTGACAGTAAATTTTACAGATGCAAGTTTGGGGGCCTATAATTCCTGGGTATGGGATATTGATAACAATGGCACAACCGATTACACCACTCAAAATCCGACACATACGTATACTTCACCAGGACTTTATACAGTAAAGCTGGTGGTAAACAACGGAGATTCCGAAATTATCAAAGAAAACCTGATCCTTGTGATGAACAGTGAGCCTACTATGAACATAGGGTGCGCACTCACTTCCAACAGCAATAACGGGAATGCCTATGGAATTGGATTATCCAGGTTTGCATTAGGTGCCATTGATTTTACTACCTCAAGTAATGATGGTTATTATAAGAACTATTCCTGCAGCAAGTGGACATTACTTGAGTTTAATAAAACCTATTCAGTCACTATCCGGACTGGAACTGCAAATAATGAGGGAGCTAAAGTTTATATCGACTATAATGATAATGGAACTTTTGAATCAGGAGAAGCAGTGGTATCATTCCCTGCAAATAAGGAAGGTACACGGACTTTATCATTCACAACACCTTCTTCCGGGGTGGAACTTAATAAAGGAATCCGTTTGAGAGTGCTGTCGAAATTCGGTTCTGTTCCTTCTTCAGCCTGTGATATCAGCTCTTATGGCCAGGCAGAAGACTATACTGTTTATTTTGTGAACGATGCCACTTGGGTTGGAACGGTAAGCAGCGATTGGAATACTACTGGAAACTGGAGCTACAGTGTTGTTCCTGGTGCATCACTCAACGCTATAATTCCATCAGGCTCAACCAACTACCCTATACTTACAGCCGATGTTACCTGTAAAAATCTATCTATTCGTTCAGGGGCTTCTGTAACAATAAATCCGGCAATAGCACTAACAGTTAACGGAACATTGATCAATGAAGCAGGTACCTCAGGACTTGTAATAAAAAGTGATATTTCTGGAACTGGTTCCCTGATTCATATATCAGAAAATGTGAATGCGACTGTTGAACGCTACATGAACAATACCGACTGGACCAACTGGGTTGATGGCTGGCATTTTCTCAGTTCACCCGTATTAAATCAACCCATCAGTCCAAATTTCACAACCGATCCATATGATTTATATACATGGTATGAATTTCAGAATCTTTGGGTGAACTATAAGAATACTACCGTATCCCCACCTGGAATGATGTTAATGGGGAACAAATTTCAACCTGGGCAAAGGTTATATGGCCGCATATGA
- a CDS encoding T9SS type A sorting domain-containing protein, with protein sequence MNQARLFEGVLNVENVSVGNLTITGSTQVNRSWHLLGNPFSSALIWDGGSEWSLVNISGVAKIWNEENQSYSDLSSVPSGVIPSTNGVMVQVISGNGSLVFPSSKRVHSNQPFYKSTTPHIKLVVKDLEKGNAQESHIFFNTDASNGFDMKYDGEFLEGYGPKFYSSAEGLYLSTNTLPYPIQGTSIPFSLIPNEGASYKLSFQGLESVTETLYLLDLKLNTIIHLNKNPEYSFTSVADDDAQRFVLSFSAVGLDESLTDGKITAWCVRNTIYVESGEAITKVEIFDIQGKLLSEKSLEGKGLHSIPVNYASGTYLIRVSGGGMVKTMKLVK encoded by the coding sequence ATGAACCAGGCACGATTATTTGAAGGAGTTTTAAATGTTGAAAATGTTTCAGTAGGAAATTTAACAATTACTGGTTCTACCCAGGTAAACCGCAGCTGGCATCTCCTTGGAAACCCATTCAGCAGTGCCCTTATCTGGGATGGTGGATCGGAGTGGTCCTTAGTAAATATTAGTGGCGTGGCAAAGATATGGAACGAAGAAAATCAAAGTTATTCGGATCTGAGTTCAGTGCCTTCTGGTGTGATACCTTCCACAAATGGTGTCATGGTGCAAGTTATTTCAGGAAACGGTAGCCTGGTATTCCCGTCAAGTAAACGAGTTCATTCTAACCAGCCGTTTTATAAATCAACAACCCCACATATTAAACTGGTTGTGAAAGATCTGGAAAAGGGAAATGCACAGGAAAGTCATATTTTCTTCAATACTGATGCATCCAATGGTTTCGATATGAAGTATGATGGTGAATTCCTGGAAGGATATGGCCCGAAGTTCTATTCATCTGCCGAAGGATTATACTTAAGTACTAACACCCTTCCTTATCCCATTCAGGGGACATCAATCCCTTTTAGTTTAATTCCGAATGAAGGAGCTTCTTACAAGCTTTCATTTCAAGGACTTGAGAGTGTAACTGAAACACTCTACCTACTTGATTTGAAACTTAACACTATCATTCACCTGAATAAAAATCCTGAATACAGTTTCACATCAGTGGCAGATGATGATGCCCAGCGATTTGTGCTGAGTTTCTCTGCTGTGGGGCTTGATGAATCCTTAACGGATGGTAAGATTACTGCATGGTGTGTCAGAAATACAATTTATGTGGAGAGTGGTGAAGCTATTACCAAGGTAGAAATCTTCGATATCCAGGGGAAACTTCTCAGCGAAAAATCGCTCGAGGGAAAAGGGCTTCATAGCATTCCTGTAAATTATGCTTCCGGTACTTATCTGATCAGAGTATCTGGTGGGGGTATGGTAAAAACGATGAAACTTGTAAAGTAG